One Pocillopora verrucosa isolate sample1 chromosome 10, ASM3666991v2, whole genome shotgun sequence genomic window carries:
- the LOC136283874 gene encoding uncharacterized protein has translation MAVTYTSERLNYYRICFVVTDIMTEGMRTIFKQEWDKRYKTTLGEWKDSSKNGMDFFRLESERNRLKNCRILKAMVRGDTAEWDSVMLFHAILYSNAICDLNPIVRSNVDFLRHFRSCEFAHVPQGCLSDVRVSNVIAKVENAFTALGLDTNSIREIKNQTSFSTEELQRVCKKVDDLRLELEEKEKLLQAVMDERDSLQSQLLCDVSSFCILPLPPSHEISPRDFEVAEIMEKLNRLKCANENTLTCLYLSGNPGSGKSQLARLAGKRFYEEVQESVASSFVMTLNAQNTKQLLASYISLARNCKCAEYTLTNIMNAVNFNTDEKISNLKTLISAKITHYNSWLLVVDDVTIGSNVHVHLPSAGDEQWARGQMLVTTQDTASIPLRSSSIEHISITKGMHPVDARLLLQQLSGIMDCEIAGEVARALDFQPLALAGAGIYVRDLRSVTKSFDWNDFLAKLKSGVRASTEMNLSKTNPIYGRSMTEVVTIAVRKAMASDTILKHVLIFLSVCAPRPLSVNVIVNYLMNMDDKCEDKDAITWKMKKSSLLLFHEAENGTYVRVLQIVHEAVKGFVKKSLPTDISESVRGALRAFCQVLGDSPMDDLLDNIVPHLEAIITEISILDLNFLNITPAIPHSSVTKCGKLCESKGRLVSAKRYFQLALSLTISREEMDEAKIKSLIASVDVHLGDFSEALSYYESALATFSKVFGPQHLEVAAACSCIGSVLQKMNEMPKALDYLLRALKIQQNALGPEHVEVARSYNTLGALFCALHDLTQAKEYHQRALAIYLKEEGPEHVDVATSYKELGNVFRATGDLEQAKEYIDRALYIRMKKLGPENVDVATCYNDLGLVCCELGDQIQAKEFFALAISIFHRKLGPDHNYSATLNSNLGFLHSKMGELYEAKKYYELAYDGFLKLRGPEHVSVANSARALAKVNCDLGNLQEAKRLYQSVLDIYLKSEGSEHPDVAQTYYNLGFVDNEMGEFERASESYKRALELGLKKLGPGHVDVATIYSGLGLVLHNMGDLRTAEMHFESALQIYLKTFDPENPKIASLYNNMAVLFRTTGDLEKAKDYHVKALAIRRKNFGNDSVQVATTLNDIALVHSEQGDFHQAKECYQCALSIYFAKLGRNHLKVAHVYSNLGSLNSELGDLQQAKECYESASHLYLKKLGPENDAVASSFSDLSRVYHQMGDLEQAKSYCDKALAIWRKKK, from the coding sequence ATGGCAGTAACGTACACTTCAGAGCGGTTAAACTACTAcagaatttgttttgttgtcacTGATATAATGACCGAAGGTATGCGgacaattttcaaacaagaatgggACAAACGCTACAAAACAACActgggagaatggaaagatTCAAGTAAAAATGGAATGGACTTTTTTCGCTTGGAATCTGAACGTAACCGACTAAAAAATTGCCGTATTTTGAAAGCGATGGTTAGAGGTGACACAGCTGAATGGGATTCTGTCATGCTGTTTCATGCCATCCTCTACTCTAATGCTATCTGCGATCTTAATCCAATTGTTCGCAGTAATGTGGATTTTCTGAGACACTTCCGCTCTTGCGAATTTGCCCACGTGCCACAAGGATGCCTCTCGGATGTTAGAGTTAGCAATGTTATTGCTAAAGTTGAAAATGCATTTACAGCACTCGGTCTTGACACTAATAGTATtcgagaaataaaaaatcaaaccagTTTTTCTACCGAAGAGCTGCAACGTGTCTGCAAGAAGGTCGACGATCTCAGACTGGAActggaagagaaagagaagcTATTACAGGCTGTTATGGACGAGCGAGACTCACTTCAAAGTCAACTACTCTGCGATGTCAGTTCATTTTGCATCCTCCCTCTTCCTCCTTCACACGAAATTTCACCTAGAGACTTTGAAGTTGCGGAAATAATGGAAAAGCTTAATCGACTTAAGTGTGCAAATGAAAACACCCTAACATGCCTGTATTTGTCGGGAAATCCTGGAAGTGGAAAATCACAGCTGGCCCGTTTAGCTGGTAAGCGGTTCTACGAAGAAGTCCAAGAGTCTGTCGCTTCTTCATTTGTAATGACATTAAATGctcaaaacacaaaacaacTTTTGGCATCGTACATCTCTCTCGCTCGAAATTGCAAATGTGCAGAGTATACATTGACGAACATTATGAACGCTGTGAATTTTAACACAGACGAGAAGATTTCAAATCTCAAGACCTTAATAAGCGCAAAGATTACGCATTACAATTCGTGGCTGTTGGTGGTTGACGATGTCACAATCGGATCTAATGTCCATGTCCATTTGCCAAGTGCAGGGGATGAACAGTGGGCAAGGGGGCAGATGCTAGTGACAACTCAGGACACTGCGTCTATCCCTTTAAGAAGCTCTTCCATCGAACATATCTCCATCACTAAAGGTATGCATCCTGTCGATGCCAGGCTTTTGTTGCAACAGCTCTCTGGAATCATGGACTGTGAGATTGCGGGCGAAGTAGCACGGGCGTTAGATTTTCAGCCCCTTGCTTTGGCAGGCGCTGGCATTTATGTCAGAGACTTACGTAGTGTTACCAAGAGTTTTGACTGGAATGACTTCCTTGCGAAACTAAAAAGCGGCGTCAGAGCTAGCACTGAAATGAACCTTTCAAAGACCAACCCAATCTATGGAAGATCCATGACCGAAGTAGTAACAATTGCCGTAAGAAAAGCCATGGCATCCGACACAATCTTAAAGCACGTGTTAATCTTCCTCTCTGTGTGTGCACCACGACCACTGAGTGTAAACGTAATTGTTAATTACTTAATGAACATGGATGATAAGTGTGAAGACAAAGACGCAATTACATGGAAGATGAAAAAGAGCTCTTTGCTATTATTTCATGAGGCGGAGAACGGTACCTATGTTCGAGTTCTTCAGATTGTGCATGAGGCGGTGAAAGGATTTGTCAAGAAGTCTCTTCCCACAGACATCTCAGAATCCGTTCGAGGAGCTTTGCGAGCATTTTGTCAGGTTCTAGGAGATAGTCCTATGGATGACTTGCTTGACAACATTGTTCCACACCTCGAGGCTATCATCACGGAAATTTCCATTCTGGACTTAAACTTCCTAAACATCACGCCAGCCATTCCTCATAGTTCTGTTACAAAATGTGGTAAACTGTGCGAGAGTAAAGGTAGATTGGTGTCAGCAAAAAGGTACTTTCAATTGGCGTTATCACTGACGATCAGTAGGGAAGAGATGGATGAAGCAAAAATCAAGTCGTTAATTGCAAGTGTAGACGTACATTTGGGTGATTTTAGCGAGGCCCTTTCTTATTATGAAAGTGCTTTAGCAACCTTTTCGAAAGTATTTGGACCACAGCATTTAGAAGTTGCAGCTGCATGCAGTTGCATAGGTTCAGTTCTACAAAAGATGAATGAAATGCCAAAGGCCTTGGATTACCTTTTGAGGGCTTTAAAAATTCAGCAGAATGCCCTTGGTCCCGAGCATGTGGAAGTGGCAAGAAGTTACAACACCTTGGGTGCCCTTTTCTGTGCGTTGCATGACTTGACACAAGCTAAAGAATACCACCAACGTGCCTTGGCCATTTACTTAAAAGAAGAgggacctgaacatgtcgatgtTGCCACTTCTTACAAGGAATTAGGCAATGTTTTCCGTGCAACTGGTGATTTGGAACAGGCTAAAGAGTACATTGATCGTGCATTGTATATTCGTATGAAAAAGCTTGGCCCTGAGAATGTTGATGTGGCAACCTGCTACAATGACCTTGGCCTTGTGTGCTGTGAGTTAGGTGACCAAATCCAAGCTAAGGAATTTTTCGCTCTTGCAATATCCATTTTTCACAGAAAGCTTGGTCCTGATCACAATTATTCTGCAACACTGAATAGTAACTTAGGCTTTTTGCACAGCAAGATGGGTGAACTGTATGAAGCCAAGAAGTATTATGAACTTGCGTACGatggttttcttaaattaagAGGACCCGAGCATGTTAGTGTAGCCAATTCTGCGAGAGCACTTGCGAAAGTAAACTGCGACCTGGGAAACCTGCAAGAGGCCAAACGTCTTTATCAAAGCGTCTTAGACATTTACCTGAAGTCTGAAGGCTCTGAACACCCAGATGTGGCACAGACTTATTACAATTTGGGTTTTGTTGACAATGAGATGGGGGAATTTGAGCGGGCGAGCGAGTCTTACAAACGAGCTTTAGAGTTGGGACTTAAAAAGCTCGGACCTGGACATGTTGACGTCGCTACTATTTACAGTGGTTTAGGTCTTGTTCTTCATAACATGGGTGACCTGAGAACTGCAGAGATGCATTTTGAGAGTGCccttcaaatttatttaaaaacattcgATCCCGAGAATCCAAAAATTGCATCTTTGTATAATAACATGGCTGTTTTGTTTCGTACCACTGGTGACTTGGAGAAGGCAAAGGATTATCATGTTAAGGCCCTAGCCATCCGTCGTAAAAACTTCGGGAACGACAGTGTGCAAGTGGCAACAACTTTAAACGACATCGCCCTTGTGCACTCTGAACAGGGTGACTTTCATCAAGCCAAGGAGTGTTATCAATGCGCTCTGTCCATCTACTTCGCGAAGCTAGGAAGAAATCATTTGAAAGTGGCACATGTTTATAGCAACCTAGGCTCTTTGAACAGCGAGTTAGGTGATCTTCAACAAGCAAAAGAATGTTACGAAAGTGCTTCTCATTTGTACCTCAAAAAGTTGGGTCCTGAGAATGATGCTGTCGCCAGCTCTTTCAGTGATCTTTCCCGTGTGTATCATCAGATGGGGGATCTTGAACAGGCAAAGAGTTATTGTGATAAGGCTCTTGCCATTTGgcggaaaaaaaagtga
- the LOC136283658 gene encoding uncharacterized protein, with amino-acid sequence MSHNCFVYLDDGISGQHDYVSARAASLIQRSDLASSGFIPNESKSQWEPVQVGEWLGFLINTIQFMFQIPEAKLAKLKRSLESMILAGYATYRELARLAGFIISLSLAVGPIARLFTRQMYFFIQSRPSWDVSFTFSEALLQELKFWLQHIDSFNGYSIRGVFSAESTIYTDASDFAFGGYLATLGGEPVRGMFSPADVHSSSTYRELKAVFYVLKSYADSLKHQRVKVFVDNIGASRILMVGSSKLHLQQIAVDIFSICLSFDISLDSQWLPREENARADLLSRFIDRDDWSLNPVVFQSLDARWGPHSVDRFSSYFNSQVVRFNSKYFSPGCAAVDALAQDWSSDNNWLCPPTHLIVAAV; translated from the coding sequence ATGTCCCACAACTGTTTTGTGTATTTAGATGACGGGATTTCAGGTCAGCATGACTATGTTTCTGCTCGAGCTGCTAGTCTTATTCAGCGTTCGGATTTAGCTTCGTCTGGCTTCATCCCTAATGAGAGTAAATCACAATGGGAGCCTGTTCAGGTTGGGGAATGGTTGGGATTCCTCATTAACACTATTCAATTCATGTTTCAAATACCAGAAGCCAAGCTGGCTAAGTTAAAGCGTTCTCTAGAGTCCATGATCCTGGCTGGCTACGCAACCTATAGGGAGTTGGCTCGCCTTGCCGGTTTCATCATTTCGCTTTCCCTCGCAGTTGGCCCTATTGCTCGTCTATTCACAAGACAGATGTACTTTTTTATTCAGTCCAGGCCCTCGTGGGATGTCTCGTTCACCTTTTCCGAGGCCCTATTGCAAGAGCTTAAGTTTTGGCTTCAACATATCGATTCTTTTAATGGGTATTCTATTAGGGGTGTCTTTTCTGCCGAGTCTACTATTTATACTGATGCTAGCGATTTTGCATTCGGCGGCTATTTAGCCACTCTGGGTGGTGAGCCAGTTCGGGGTATGTTTTCCCCGGCTGACGTTCATTCGAGTTCTACTTACCGCGAGTTGAAGGCGGTATTCTATGTTTTGAAGTCATACGCCGACAGTTTGAAGCATCAGAGAGTGAAAGTTTTTGTTGACAACATAGGCGCCTCTCGTATTCTGATGGTTGGCAGCTCTAAGCTTCATTTACAGCAGATTGCTGTTGACATATTCAGTATCTGTTTGTCTTTTGACATTTCCTTAGATTCGCAGTGGTTGCCTCGCGAAGAGAACGCTCGTGCCGATTTACTCAGCAGGTTCATTGACAGAGATGATTGGAGTTTGAACCCCGTGGTTTTCCAATCCCTTGATGCTAGGTGGGGCCCTCATTCGGTGGATCGCTTTTCGTCTTATTTCAACTCGCAAGTTGTTAGGTTtaattccaaatatttttctccggGTTGCGCCGCTGTTGATGCCCTAGCTCAAGATTGGAGTTCCGATAATAATTGGTTGTGTCCTCCGACGCATTTGATCGTCGCTGCGGTTTAA